Within Flagellimonas maritima, the genomic segment AAAACATTCGTACAGCCCCTTTTCCAAAGCTTGGTGGTATATTTCAACCGCATAATCGGTAGTGCCTCCACCTGGCATGGTTTTCCAGCTGATCAGTCCTGGATAGCGTACACTGCGTACATCAACATCAAACTTTTTAAAATAATACTCGCACCAACGTTCCCCTGCTTGTTTGCTTATACCATAAACCGTGCTCGGCTCCATTATGGTGCTCTGCCCAGTGTTCTCCTTTGGTGTATTTGGACCAAAAACAGCTATACTGGAAGGCCAAAAAACCTTACTGATTTTCTTCTCTTTGGCTAAATTTAAGACATTGAAAAGCGAGTTCATGTTCAGGTTCCAGGCTCTCATGGGGAATTTTTCGGCAGTGGCACTCAACATAGCGGCCATTAAATAAACCTCATCGATTTCGTAATGCATGACCACATCTTCAATGGCTTCGTAGTTGGTGGCATCCAAGAGCTCAAATGGTCCTGACTGCATCAAGCTCTCACTGCCCTCTCTAATATCACTGGCCACAATATTATCGGAACCAAATTTATTTCTAAGCTCTATGGTCAGTTCTGTACCTATTTGGCCGCAAGCGCCAAGAATAAGAATGGATTTTTGCATTTAAAAAGGAGTTAATTGCATTTGGCCATAAAGATAGCTTTTATTAAAATTTGTACATTCGCCTATGCAAAAATTGTCCTGCCTTTTGGTTATTCTTATGCTGTTTTCAGGATGCAGAAAAGATGTTGATACTACTGAGGATGTCCAAGTGAAACAACAGTTCTTTAACTATCAAAAAATGCCAAAAAAACTTGCTATAAATGCGATTGCGACCGATACGTTAGAAAAGTGGCCCGAGTTTAAGGCTTTGTCAAGCAGTTTTGATGTGCTGTACCAAGCGAAAAATGATGAAGATTTGATTTTGGCCATTGATGACCTCATTGAAAAAGAAAAACTTCTTGCTAAGGGCAAGTACCCACAACTTTTTGATAAATTTCAGATCAAAAGTAGACAGCGTGTTCTCAAAACATATTTGATAAAAGTAAAGGCCACTATTTTAAACAATGGCGATACCACAGAGCCCACAAAAGAAATGTTGGAGGCATATAATGCTTTTCGTAACCAGTTCAATGTAATCGTAAATAATCCGTTGGACAAAAAACTGATATTGGATGAGGAATAATTTTATAAGTTGTCTGCTTTTAATTTTTACATTAATTACAAAAGCACAGACCACCGAAAGGGAAAAGGTAAATACATTATTGGACGATTGGCATCTTGCGGCCGCCAATGCAGATTTTGACTCTTATTTTGATAAAATGACAAATGATGGGGTTTTTATTGGTACCGATGCTACGGAAAATTGGCAAAATGAAGCATTCAAGGAGTTTTCGAAACCGTATTTTGATAAGGGCAAGGCTTGGAGTTTCTCAGCGGTCGAAAGAAATATTTACCTGAACGATAAAAAGGATATTGCGTGGTTCGATGAATTATTGGATACACAGATGGAACTTTGTAGAGGTTCTGGCGTATTGAAGAAAGAAAATGGGTATTGGAAGATTGCCCACTACGTACTTTCCATAGCTGTACCCAACGAAAATGTTTCTGAACTTATCCAGATTAAAAAAGAAA encodes:
- a CDS encoding nuclear transport factor 2 family protein, producing MRNNFISCLLLIFTLITKAQTTEREKVNTLLDDWHLAAANADFDSYFDKMTNDGVFIGTDATENWQNEAFKEFSKPYFDKGKAWSFSAVERNIYLNDKKDIAWFDELLDTQMELCRGSGVLKKENGYWKIAHYVLSIAVPNENVSELIQIKKERDSLLLIELKKKK
- a CDS encoding NAD-dependent epimerase/dehydratase family protein; its protein translation is MQKSILILGACGQIGTELTIELRNKFGSDNIVASDIREGSESLMQSGPFELLDATNYEAIEDVVMHYEIDEVYLMAAMLSATAEKFPMRAWNLNMNSLFNVLNLAKEKKISKVFWPSSIAVFGPNTPKENTGQSTIMEPSTVYGISKQAGERWCEYYFKKFDVDVRSVRYPGLISWKTMPGGGTTDYAVEIYHQALEKGLYECFLSEETKLPMMYMEDAIKATINLMESPAENLTIRSSYNLGSMSFSPKEITQSIQKHIPNFKATYVPDFRQQIADSWPSSVDDSDARKDWNWKPNFDLNSTTAEMLDNLKGI